Proteins encoded in a region of the Pocillopora verrucosa isolate sample1 chromosome 11, ASM3666991v2, whole genome shotgun sequence genome:
- the LOC136284398 gene encoding uncharacterized protein, with product MATGLKYTTEQLNYYRICYVVTDILTEGLRTIFKQEWDNRYKTTTGEWKDQPKNGMDFWNGESTRNRKRNAGLLTTMKNGDRAEWDCTMLFYAILYSDCIYSLDPSIRSNADDLRKFRNEEFAHMPRGHLSNGDFQTVITKVKTAFHALGLPSLEINEVQNQTNFLTEELNEVLRKVDDLKQEVKDKEEELQVKEEQRLALEEQLNFDVSPFCILPPKPSHDIASRESEVGEVLQNLQTLKDANDGLSILYLSGNPGSGKSQLARLAARRFYDEVEQIPSAASFVMTLNAENSEALLKSYVLFAQHCNCPGYEITNTYRSKDLNTDEKISYFKTLISTKIEHYASWLLVVDNVTSESRTSDYLPDADSELWARGQMLITTKDTASIPLSSSSIQNISISAGMHPDDACFLLNLLSGISDAKMEKEIAKELDYQPLSLAAAATYVRQVRQNKGTSKFGWTDYLKKLEEGKRSNTESILAATNPAYPQTMTKAITLAVEMVMENDIILHHMFLFLSMCASQPILQDIIIEYVKTTDDEFEDEDMIRTRMSRCSLLLIEEESTGVYIRVHGVVLDVIKSATKGFAKDQSYKVVYGAVTSFSKFEELESIVVGTRIVPHLQTLSLKIEDMSLGKGIPEETERALCNFLDGLWSLNDMCLNHSRFRAALVYGKWLLKIQMKQLGPEHVDVARCYNNLGTLHSHLGDTDEAKDCYKRALEIQMKQLGPEHVHVATSYNNLGTLHSDLGDTDEAKDCYKRALEIQMKQLGPEHVHVANSYNNLGTLHSHLGDTDEAKDCYKSALEIQMKQLGPEHVDVARSYNNLGNLHSYLGDTDEAKDCYKRALEIQMKQLGPEHVDVARSYNNLGNLHSHLGDTDEAKDCYKRALEIQMKQLGPEHVHVASSYNNLGTLHSDLGDTDEAKDCYKRALEIRLKKLGPEHVDVARSYNNLGTLHSHLGDTDEAKDCYKRALEIQMKQLGPEHVHVARSYNNLGTVHKALGDTDEAKDCYKRALEIQMKQLGPEHVDVARCYNNLGNLHSDLGDTDEAKDCYKRALEIRLKKLGPEHVDVARCYNNLGNLHSDLGDTDEAKDCYKRALEIRLKKLGPEHVDVASSYNNLGTLHSDLGDTNEAKDCYKRALEIRLKQLGPEHVDVASSYNNLGNLNSDLGDTDEAKDCYKCALVIYTSKYGQEHSRTLEVGRKLSWLRQ from the coding sequence ATGGCCACTGGGTTGAAGTACACCACAGAGCAACTGAATTACTACAGGATTTGTTACGTTGTCACTGACATACTAACTGAGGGTCTGCGAACcatcttcaaacaagaatgggaCAATCGATACAAGACAACAACGGGAGAATGGAAAGATCAACCCAAAAATGGAATGGACTTCTGGAATGGCGAGTctactcgaaacagaaaaagaaacgctGGGCTGTTGACAACCATGAAGAATGGCGATAGAGCTGAGTGGGATTGTACCATGCTGTTTTACGCTATCCTGTATTCAGATTGCATATATTCTCTCGATCCATCAATTAGATCAAATGCGGACGACTTAAGGAAAtttcgaaatgaagaatttgcacATATGCCTCGGGGCCACCTCTCCAACGGAGATTTCCAAACTGTCATTACAAAGGTTAAAACTGCATTCCACGCACTCGGTCTCCCGTCATTGGAAATCAACGAAGTtcaaaatcagacaaacttCTTAACGGAGGAGTTAAACGAAGTTTTAAGGAAGGTTGACGACTTGAAACAAGAagttaaagacaaagaagagGAACTTCAAGTGAAAGAAGAACAGAGGCTTGCCCTAGAAGAGCAATTAAATTTCGATGTCTCTCCATTTTGTATTCTCCCTCCCAAACCTAGCCACGACATCGCTAGTCGGGAATCTGAAGTTGGTGAAGTTTTACAAAACCTCCAAACACTAAAAGACGCCAATGATGGGTTGAGCATACTGTATTTGTCAGGAAATCCAGGAAGTGGAAAATCTCAGCTGGCCCGTTTAGCAGCCAGGCGATTTTACGACGAGGTCGAACAAATACCTTCTGCAGCTTCATTTGTCATGACGTTGAATGCTGAAAACTCAGAAGCACTCTTGAAATCGTATGTCCTTTTCGCTCAACATTGCAATTGTCCCGggtatgaaataacaaacactTACCGCTCCAAGGATTTGAACACAGACGAGAAGATTTCATATTTCAAGACCTTAATAAGTACAAAAATTGAGCACTACGCTTCATGGCTGTTAGTAGTTGATAATGTGACCAGCGAATCTCGTACAAGCGATTATTTGCCAGATGCAGACAGCGAGTTGTGGGCAAGGGGTCAGATgctaataacaacaaaagacacTGCGTCTATACCGTTGTCAAGCTCTTCCATACAAAATATCTCAATCAGCGCCGGAATGCATCCTGATGATGCGTGCTTTCTGCTTAACCTCCTTTCTGGTATCTCAGATGCcaagatggaaaaagaaattgcgaAAGAACTAGACTACCAGCCACTTTCATTGGCAGCCGCAGCCACGTATGTGAGACAAGTTCGTCAGAATAAAGGAACCTCGAAATTTGGCTGGACCgactatttgaagaaattggaagaGGGGAAACGAAGCAATACTGAAAGCATTCTTGCTGCGACAAATCCAGCCTATCCGCAGACCATGACCAAAGCAATAACACTCGCTGTCGAAATGGTGATGgaaaatgatataattttgcatcacatgttcctttttctttcaatgtgtGCATCACAGCCGATACTGCAAGACATTATTATCGAGTATGTTAAAACAACTGATGAcgaatttgaagatgaagatatGATAAGAACGAGGATGAGTCGATGTTCACTGTTGCTAATTGAAGAAGAATCAACTGGTGTTTATATTCGAGTCCATGGTGTGGTTCTTGATGTTATTAAATCTGCGACGAAAGGTTTCGCAAAGGATCAAAGCTACAAAGTGGTGTATGGTGCAGTAAcgtctttctcaaaatttgaagagctgGAATCTATTGTTGTGGGAACAAGAATAGTTCCCCATCTTCAAACGTTGAgcttaaaaattgaagacatgtCACTCGGGAAAGGAATACCAGAAGAGACCGAAAGAGCCTTGTGTAATTTTCTGGATGGCCTTTGGAGCCTTAATGACATGTGCCTAAACCACAGTAGGTTTAGAGCGGCGCTAGTCTATGGTAAATggctgttaaaaattcaaatgaaacagctgggacctgagcatgttgatgttgcaaggtgttacaacaatctgggtactttacacagtcatctgggcgacacagatgaagcaaaagactgctataagcgtgcactggagattcagatgaaacagctgggacctgagcatgttcatgttgcaacctcttacaacaatctgggtactttacacagtgatctgggcgacacagatgaagcaaaagactgctataagcgtgcactggagattcagatgaaacagctgggacctgagcatgttcatgttgcaaactcttacaacaatctgggtactttacacagtcatctgggcgacacagatgaagcaaaagactgctataagagcgcactggagattcagatgaaacagctgggacctgagcatgttgatgttgcaaggtcttacaacaatctgggtaatttacacagttatctgggcgacacagatgaagcaaaagactgctataagcgtgcactggagattcagatgaaacagctgggacctgagcatgttgatgttgcaaggtcttacaacaatctgggtaatttacacagtcatctgggcgacacagatgaagcaaaagactgctataagcgtgcactggagattcagatgaaacagctgggacctgagcatgttcatgttgcaagctcttacaacaatctgggtactttacacagtgatctgggcgacacagatgaagcaaaagactgctataagcgtgcactggagattcgtctgaaaaagctgggacctgagcatgttgatgttgcaaggtcttacaacaatctgggtactttacacagtcatctgggcgacacagatgaagcaaaagactgctataagcgtgcactggagattcagatgaaacagctgggacctgagcatgttcatgttgcaaggtcttacaacaatctgggtactgtacacaaggctctgggcgacacagatgaagcaaaagactgctataagcgtgcactggagattcagatgaaacagctgggacctgagcatgttgatgttgcaaggtgttacaacaatctgggtaatttacacagtgatctgggcgacacagatgaagcaaaagactgctataagcgtgcactggagattcgtctgaaaaagctgggacctgagcatgttgatgttgcaaggtgttacaacaatctgggtaatttacacagtgatctgggcgacacagatgaagcaaaagactgctataagcgtgcactggagattcgtctgaaaaagcttggacctgagcatgttgatgttgcaagctcttacaacaatctgggtactttacacagtgatctgggcgacacaaatgaagcaaaagactgctataagcgtgcactggagattcgtctgaaacagctgggacctgagcatgttgatgttgcaagctcttacaacaatctgggtaatttaaacagtgatctgggcgacacagacgaagcaaaagactgctataagtGTGCACTGGTAATTTATACCTCCAAGTATGGTCAAGAACATTCAAGGACACTAGAGGTCGGGAGGAAGTTATCTTGGCTAAGACAGTAA